The following proteins are encoded in a genomic region of [Eubacterium] hominis:
- a CDS encoding sigma-70 family RNA polymerase sigma factor yields the protein MRSEEEIIHAINTYSDMVKRICFIHLKQDADVEDIFQDVFLKYANGPHFESDEHEKAWLIRVSINACKDSLTSWFHKKVILHDNLEIYENIPFLTKSHDDQILSNVLKLKENYRNVIYLYYYEGYKIKEIAQILHKKENTIHTWMKRAKEELRYMLGGDYLE from the coding sequence ATGCGAAGCGAAGAGGAAATTATTCATGCCATTAATACTTATTCTGATATGGTAAAGCGTATATGCTTTATTCATTTAAAGCAAGATGCAGATGTTGAGGACATTTTTCAAGATGTCTTTTTAAAGTATGCAAATGGACCACATTTTGAAAGTGACGAGCATGAGAAAGCATGGCTTATAAGAGTAAGTATAAACGCATGTAAAGATTCTTTAACTTCCTGGTTCCATAAAAAAGTTATTTTGCATGATAATTTAGAAATCTATGAAAACATTCCCTTTCTAACTAAATCGCATGATGATCAAATACTCTCAAATGTATTAAAACTAAAGGAGAACTACCGCAATGTCATATATTTATATTACTATGAAGGTTATAAAATAAAAGAAATCGCCCAAATATTACATAAGAAAGAAAACACAATACATACATGGATGAAACGTGCGAAGGAAGAATTGCGCTATATGCTTGGAGGTGATTATCTTGAATAA
- a CDS encoding RNA 2'-phosphotransferase → MSVNELKLSKTISYALRHHPEEFNLQLDEEGWCFIDDLLNALQTVNQLQDVTLSDLKKMIAHSEKKRFELKKDKIRAYYGHSFDVKVKYNEKKPPDFLYHGTARRFLDSIKRQGLIAKQRQYVHLSSDRHTAYLVGKRHDDYPIILKINAKEAFDDGIVFYDANDTTWLCEALPKQYIDNL, encoded by the coding sequence ATGTCAGTTAATGAACTAAAATTAAGTAAAACGATATCCTATGCTCTGCGACATCACCCTGAAGAATTTAATCTTCAATTAGATGAAGAAGGGTGGTGCTTTATTGATGATTTGCTTAATGCTTTACAAACAGTCAATCAGTTACAAGATGTCACTCTTTCTGATCTCAAGAAAATGATTGCACATTCAGAAAAAAAGCGTTTTGAGTTAAAAAAAGATAAAATTCGTGCATATTACGGACATAGTTTTGATGTTAAAGTAAAATATAACGAAAAAAAGCCACCTGATTTCTTATATCATGGAACAGCAAGAAGATTTCTTGATTCTATCAAAAGACAAGGCCTTATTGCAAAGCAAAGACAATATGTGCATTTATCCAGTGATCGTCATACTGCCTATCTTGTTGGAAAACGTCACGATGATTATCCAATCATTTTAAAAATTAACGCAAAAGAAGCATTTGATGATGGAATTGTTTTTTATGATGCTAATGATACTACTTGGTTATGTGAAGCACTTCCAAAACAATATATTGATAACTTATAA
- a CDS encoding pyridoxamine 5'-phosphate oxidase family protein, with product MTFEEGKDLLFKKLGDYKIMALASSVNDYVMVRNVSCLIYDDKIYFKTDKNFRKTQQLFENPRVALCVGGVQVEGIAENKGLVVDEPDHKFETLYKKYLWQSYNAYSHEDSEIIIEVTPKFVEIWDEDEHRNAFQTFVDFETESVEVIPYD from the coding sequence ATGACATTCGAAGAAGGAAAAGACTTATTATTTAAAAAATTAGGAGATTATAAGATTATGGCATTGGCATCCAGTGTAAATGATTATGTGATGGTTAGAAATGTTAGCTGCTTGATTTATGATGATAAAATTTATTTTAAGACAGATAAAAACTTTAGGAAAACCCAACAGTTATTCGAAAATCCAAGAGTTGCACTTTGTGTTGGAGGTGTACAGGTAGAAGGTATTGCAGAAAATAAAGGGCTTGTTGTTGATGAGCCTGATCACAAATTTGAAACGCTGTATAAAAAATATCTTTGGCAAAGTTATAATGCATATAGTCATGAAGATAGTGAAATTATTATCGAAGTGACCCCAAAGTTTGTAGAAATTTGGGATGAGGATGAGCATCGTAATGCATTTCAAACTTTTGTAGATTTTGAAACAGAAAGTGTAGAAGTAATACCTTATGATTAA
- a CDS encoding ECF transporter S component gives MEVLCLKNMTTKNLALIGILAALGAILMVFRFPIPLLPPFLSFDFALIPELIGGFALGPWNALAIIIVRVLIQLIINGTNSMFTGEIQSFLLSCALILPASAYYLKHKTRNGAAIGMLLGIVICTVTAVITNLYLIIPFYVSLYQMDMSNILAMCKEVNPAVNSIEGVVLLGIIPFNLIKTGVNGLITFLVYKKISPMIHRFAYKR, from the coding sequence ATGGAGGTGTTGTGTTTGAAAAACATGACGACAAAAAATCTTGCTCTTATAGGAATATTAGCAGCATTAGGTGCCATTTTAATGGTATTTCGATTTCCGATACCATTGTTGCCACCGTTTCTGAGCTTTGATTTTGCACTGATTCCTGAATTGATTGGAGGATTTGCCCTAGGGCCATGGAACGCACTTGCAATTATTATTGTCAGAGTATTGATTCAGCTAATTATCAATGGTACAAATAGTATGTTTACTGGAGAAATACAAAGCTTTCTATTAAGCTGTGCCTTGATACTTCCGGCAAGTGCATATTATTTAAAACACAAAACCAGAAATGGTGCTGCTATTGGAATGTTATTAGGTATAGTTATTTGTACTGTAACAGCAGTAATTACAAATCTATATCTGATTATTCCATTTTATGTTTCACTTTATCAAATGGATATGAGTAATATTTTAGCTATGTGTAAAGAAGTGAATCCAGCAGTAAATTCAATTGAAGGAGTGGTGTTGTTAGGCATTATCCCGTTCAACTTGATTAAAACAGGAGTGAATGGATTAATTACGTTTCTTGTATATAAAAAAATTAGTCCTATGATTCATCGATTCGCGTATAAACGATAG
- a CDS encoding peptidylprolyl isomerase has product MRKVISVCMMICFMLTISACGTKETPKPTEQVSENLLKGKHHAVIDVKDYGTIELELDADTAPITVTNFVELAKDGFYDGLTFHRNIEDFMIQGGDPNGNGTGGSKHTIKGEFSANGVENNIKHERGVISMARSQDYNSASSQFFIMYEKASHLDGQYAAFGKVTKGLDVLDKLEKVKAIDNNGLVEASQQPVINSIKILD; this is encoded by the coding sequence ATGAGAAAGGTTATATCTGTTTGTATGATGATTTGTTTTATGTTAACGATAAGTGCGTGTGGGACAAAAGAAACACCTAAACCTACAGAGCAAGTTTCAGAAAATTTATTAAAAGGTAAGCATCACGCAGTTATTGATGTGAAAGATTATGGGACAATAGAATTAGAATTGGATGCAGATACAGCGCCAATTACTGTTACTAATTTCGTGGAATTAGCAAAAGACGGTTTTTATGATGGCTTGACATTCCATCGTAATATTGAGGATTTTATGATTCAGGGTGGGGATCCTAATGGTAATGGTACTGGAGGATCTAAACATACAATCAAAGGTGAATTTAGTGCAAATGGTGTGGAAAACAATATAAAACATGAGCGTGGCGTTATATCAATGGCTCGTTCGCAAGATTATAATAGTGCCAGTTCACAATTCTTCATTATGTATGAAAAGGCTTCTCATTTGGATGGGCAATATGCTGCATTTGGAAAAGTCACAAAAGGGCTGGATGTATTAGATAAGCTTGAGAAAGTAAAAGCAATTGATAACAATGGATTAGTTGAAGCATCACAACAGCCTGTGATAAATAGCATTAAAATTTTAGATTAA
- the dusB gene encoding tRNA dihydrouridine synthase DusB, with amino-acid sequence MPNNTWKIGDIEIANQVVIAPMAGISNPAFRVICKEFGAGLIYTEMVSDKALYYENEKTIGMTDVEEGEHPLTMQIFGHDIETMVYAAKLLDTKTDCDIIDINMGCPVTKIVKSQAGSALMKDVDHATKMTKAVVEAVEKPVTVKMRIGWDMDQITCVDLAKGLEAVGVKAIAVHGRTKKQMYEGHADWSYIKQVKEAVTIPVMGNGDIRSGEDAKRMLDETGCDAVMIGRGVLGDPWLIKEVVHYLDTGKQLPPVSMEEKFMMARLHAKRLCNLKGEYVGMREMRGHAAWYVKGLPGSHKLKDALTKMETFDEMNQILDLYMAEMNCKAVKE; translated from the coding sequence ATGCCAAATAATACTTGGAAAATAGGAGATATAGAAATAGCAAACCAGGTTGTAATTGCACCTATGGCGGGTATTAGCAATCCAGCGTTTCGCGTGATATGTAAAGAGTTTGGCGCAGGTCTTATTTATACAGAAATGGTTAGTGATAAGGCATTATATTATGAAAATGAAAAGACTATTGGTATGACAGATGTAGAAGAAGGCGAGCATCCTCTAACGATGCAGATTTTTGGACATGATATAGAAACAATGGTTTATGCAGCAAAGCTTTTAGATACAAAAACAGATTGTGATATTATAGATATCAATATGGGATGTCCAGTGACTAAAATTGTTAAATCTCAAGCAGGAAGCGCATTAATGAAAGATGTAGATCATGCAACAAAAATGACAAAAGCAGTAGTAGAAGCTGTTGAAAAACCAGTTACTGTTAAAATGCGTATTGGATGGGATATGGATCAAATTACATGTGTAGATTTAGCTAAAGGTTTAGAAGCAGTAGGAGTTAAAGCAATTGCAGTTCATGGCAGAACCAAAAAGCAGATGTATGAAGGACATGCAGATTGGTCTTATATTAAACAAGTAAAAGAAGCAGTTACAATTCCTGTTATGGGAAATGGAGATATAAGAAGTGGAGAAGATGCAAAACGTATGCTGGATGAAACAGGATGCGATGCAGTAATGATTGGCAGAGGGGTATTAGGAGATCCTTGGTTAATTAAGGAAGTAGTGCACTATCTTGATACGGGAAAACAATTACCACCAGTGTCTATGGAAGAAAAATTTATGATGGCAAGATTACATGCAAAACGATTATGCAATCTGAAAGGTGAGTATGTAGGAATGCGTGAAATGAGAGGACATGCGGCATGGTATGTGAAAGGATTGCCTGGTTCTCATAAATTAAAAGATGCATTAACGAAAATGGAAACATTTGATGAAATGAACCAAATTTTAGACTTATATATGGCGGAGATGAATTGTAAGGCGGTGAAAGAATGA
- the hslO gene encoding Hsp33 family molecular chaperone HslO has translation MKDYLVKALACEERVRIYMCASTNLVEDARRRFDMWPTSAAALGRTLSVASLMGSMLKSEQEQITININGHGPIGTIMVDAYSDGHVRGFVSDPHIMLQYNNGHLAVGTAVGTDGYLEVTKDFHMKENWKGTVALQSGEIGEDFAYYFTVSEQTPSAVSVGVLVNPDDSIKAAGALIIQMLPDATEEDIVKVEAVLGKLKPMSNLIDESESLESALKDMFDDIKILSTQEIEFKCDCDRAKMKRVLTTLSKEERMKMIEEDHGCEITCNFCGEKYKFDEEELKELERFLEQYAK, from the coding sequence ATGAAGGACTATTTAGTAAAAGCGCTAGCATGCGAAGAGCGTGTACGTATTTATATGTGTGCCAGTACAAATCTGGTAGAAGATGCAAGAAGACGTTTTGATATGTGGCCTACAAGTGCTGCTGCATTGGGTAGAACATTATCTGTAGCAAGTTTAATGGGTAGCATGTTAAAAAGTGAACAAGAGCAAATAACTATCAATATTAATGGACATGGACCAATTGGAACTATAATGGTTGATGCTTATAGTGATGGACATGTAAGAGGATTTGTCAGTGATCCTCATATCATGCTGCAATATAATAATGGTCATTTGGCTGTGGGTACTGCTGTTGGTACTGATGGATATTTAGAAGTCACAAAGGATTTCCATATGAAAGAAAATTGGAAAGGCACTGTAGCATTACAAAGTGGTGAAATTGGAGAAGATTTTGCATATTACTTTACTGTTAGTGAACAAACGCCAAGTGCAGTATCTGTTGGAGTTTTAGTGAATCCGGATGATTCAATTAAGGCAGCGGGAGCATTAATTATTCAAATGTTACCAGATGCTACTGAAGAGGATATTGTAAAGGTTGAGGCTGTTTTAGGAAAATTAAAACCAATGTCAAATTTAATTGATGAAAGTGAAAGCTTAGAATCAGCATTAAAAGATATGTTTGATGATATAAAGATTTTAAGTACACAGGAAATCGAATTTAAATGTGATTGTGATCGTGCCAAAATGAAACGTGTTTTGACAACATTAAGTAAAGAAGAACGTATGAAAATGATAGAAGAAGATCATGGATGTGAAATTACATGTAACTTTTGTGGTGAAAAATATAAATTTGATGAAGAAGAATTAAAAGAGCTAGAAAGGTTTTTAGAACAATATGCCAAATAA
- a CDS encoding GHKL domain-containing protein, which translates to MMILYICMSLLENFIILSFPGLFFKEKSKLIKVLYCMGMSAASYCLDTLNFPYLTLFAIIMLIFYCWMNFNEKIYTTFFYVLFIFTVLYLINIITLLIENCFIDDVGKQIFQDRLVYPVCVIGGKIVFVTVFLYFKKHKVFLLELLKLKRQLLAFMVAEVILFFLVIVISSLFIQEKINPVMVLLLILMLSLIYLIFFNQYAMLLQTGEELSEEQMRNRMLEADKMYYKDLQSIYEKNRSINHDMKNHLNLLHNMIENDKNNDALAYIEQVYHVVKDTEIIHTKRATLNYILNTKMAEMKEADVKIIMEINDTLAILDDMDLCILLGNLLDNSLEAVCKCERKLIRLSIGHKDDFIYIDLSNSYDKDEVIIKDDRLISNKKDHHMHGFGFRNIEQIVEKYQGKIEFSAEELFQIFIMFDDNYHRKTRF; encoded by the coding sequence ATGATGATTTTGTACATCTGCATGTCCCTGCTTGAAAATTTTATTATTTTAAGTTTTCCAGGACTGTTTTTTAAAGAGAAAAGTAAGTTAATTAAAGTGCTGTATTGTATGGGAATGAGTGCGGCATCATATTGTTTAGATACATTAAATTTCCCTTATCTTACTTTGTTCGCAATCATCATGTTGATATTCTATTGTTGGATGAATTTTAATGAAAAGATATATACAACATTTTTCTATGTATTATTTATATTTACGGTCTTGTATTTGATTAATATTATTACATTATTGATTGAAAATTGTTTTATTGATGATGTAGGAAAACAAATTTTTCAAGATCGTCTTGTATATCCAGTTTGTGTGATTGGAGGCAAAATTGTATTCGTAACTGTTTTCTTATACTTTAAAAAGCACAAAGTATTCTTGTTGGAATTATTAAAATTAAAGCGACAGTTATTAGCTTTTATGGTTGCTGAAGTTATTTTGTTTTTTCTGGTAATCGTGATTTCATCTTTATTCATTCAAGAGAAAATTAATCCGGTTATGGTATTACTGTTGATTTTAATGTTAAGTTTAATTTATCTGATTTTCTTTAATCAGTATGCCATGTTACTTCAGACTGGTGAGGAACTTTCTGAGGAACAAATGAGAAATCGAATGTTGGAAGCGGATAAGATGTATTATAAGGACCTGCAAAGTATCTATGAGAAAAATCGATCCATCAATCATGATATGAAAAATCACTTAAATCTTTTACATAATATGATTGAAAATGATAAAAATAATGATGCTTTGGCTTATATTGAGCAGGTTTATCATGTGGTAAAGGATACAGAAATCATTCATACAAAACGTGCTACTTTAAACTATATCTTAAACACGAAGATGGCTGAAATGAAAGAGGCCGATGTAAAGATTATTATGGAAATAAATGATACGCTGGCAATTTTAGATGATATGGATTTATGTATTTTGCTTGGAAATTTGTTGGATAATAGTTTAGAGGCGGTTTGTAAATGTGAGCGTAAATTAATCCGTTTAAGTATTGGACATAAAGATGATTTTATTTATATTGATTTATCAAATTCTTATGATAAAGATGAAGTGATTATAAAGGATGATCGTTTAATTAGTAATAAAAAGGATCATCATATGCACGGTTTTGGTTTCCGAAATATTGAACAGATTGTTGAAAAATATCAAGGGAAAATTGAATTTTCAGCAGAAGAGTTATTTCAGATATTTATCATGTTCGATGATAATTATCATAGGAAAACAAGATTTTAA
- a CDS encoding response regulator — protein sequence MDNTVAIIEDDPHFSKTLKEYMQDRYPEWGIFCFDSEPEKLIYDAYFLDIELQNENKGFALAEKIYMNDKAIPVIFVSSHEELICEGYKFHAMRFIRKNRVAEEIDEAIEALADLFIKQSDEVIVYDMLKVKKRINYKDIQCYYSEGNYVCVLDKNNKVFRRRSTFRQFHKDHEKFKFVLTSNGCMVNPYYIDHINRRDFCLYLKGGQKLDVSQRNMLNLLRRYAAI from the coding sequence ATGGATAATACAGTTGCAATTATTGAAGATGATCCACATTTTTCAAAAACATTAAAGGAATATATGCAGGATAGATATCCAGAATGGGGAATCTTTTGTTTTGATTCTGAACCAGAAAAACTTATTTATGATGCTTACTTTCTGGATATTGAGCTTCAAAATGAAAATAAAGGATTTGCATTAGCGGAAAAGATTTATATGAATGACAAAGCTATCCCTGTGATTTTTGTTAGTTCACATGAGGAATTGATTTGTGAAGGTTATAAATTTCATGCGATGCGTTTCATACGCAAGAACAGAGTTGCGGAAGAAATTGATGAAGCAATTGAAGCATTAGCTGATTTATTTATCAAACAAAGTGATGAAGTAATTGTGTATGATATGTTGAAAGTTAAAAAACGTATTAACTATAAGGATATTCAATGTTACTATTCTGAAGGTAATTATGTTTGTGTTTTAGATAAAAACAATAAAGTATTCCGCCGTCGCTCGACATTTAGGCAATTTCATAAAGATCATGAAAAGTTTAAATTCGTTTTAACAAGCAATGGCTGTATGGTGAATCCGTATTATATTGATCATATTAATAGAAGGGATTTTTGTTTATATTTGAAAGGCGGGCAGAAATTAGACGTTAGTCAACGCAATATGCTGAATTTATTACGACGATACGCTGCAATTTAA